The proteins below come from a single Stomoxys calcitrans chromosome 1, idStoCalc2.1, whole genome shotgun sequence genomic window:
- the LOC106090007 gene encoding glutactin → MASNLVSFASLSGSNMSRKNGKLKSLLQCLVLGGFLLQLSMAQHQHREPYNINEDFGDYEEDVRFDNHHPLDPHANYAHHPQTNGHMYRGDSYSQTDRDDYPEPRIIAPPVPETEEENPYSREQTPESTSYEQSHVARSQSSREEYPEPRIIAPHISTSNTREETVVNPLSFPSHLSREYPAPRIIAPHQPNMHESDMRHRQESEEPRAKTPHSPRAEDRSLYDREENMDPRTISHQPPSVPTHTREDPRLISPPAARADDRSVYGKEENPNPHTMTHHVPTYAREDPRPAQRADDRSLYGREENPYPHTMTQQAPTYARTDPRQMSPQAPRAEDRSLYEREEHRHTPSVNHQAPTYTREDPRMVTPHTRVEVPEARQMLPIYTATRTLYPQADRREERPVDPRTITPPPPRNYPESQHMPPPPQHRNALSTGNRETHVISVPRLGSVRGYREFKIIRNRPISAYLGLKYATVRPGIGRFQSASPAGINPYGEIDATFEPSNCPQFPDLSLVAEREARGEDVDDCLSLNIYTPARPGSYPVMVFVHGEMLFDGSAEEGQPDYFLEHDVVLVTVNYRLAPFGYLSTLTDDMPGNVALSDVQMSLEWLQQNIRYFNGNPDQVTLFGQAGGATLVHALSLSGKAQGLFHKLILQSGTALNPYFLDEQPTGTLRSFAHFARCPPSRSIEGFASCFERMKTSELLNYFKRYFESNEPKGLAFVCGFKLIVGDKLGYLPQHPASMVANNTYPTIVGVAKDAGAFIMTRFYDQLVELRSRNISDYINVVLKHTSQQRHYQLWKNWALTHIFTPEDVRNPTIQGLVQKLLELVNLILYRAPVVDSFRYTSKNFSTYLYCFDYRGQHHRFGHLRNPLPFEIDATLSDDNIYLFPYPEEVSRLNPMDKNVANSMVRMWVSFAQYGMPAYNQSIWPNVSTEFGPFLRFTNTRAGNLELDYHFGDGIPVPNLYPEYFTTTTTTTTTTSTTSTSTTTTTTPRPYPSYNYQQRSQHPNYQQYPHHYYPNRYGNPEQTPSQPGQTNTNPRYSQYSMRHQRRLL, encoded by the exons ATGGCATCGAATTTAGTTTCATTTGCATCGCTGAGCGGCAGCAACATGAGTcggaaaaatggaaaattaaaatcattGCTGCAATGTCTAGTACTGGGAGGATTCCTGTTGCAGCTGAGCATGGCCCAGCATCAACATAGAGAGCCCTACAACATAAACGAAGACTTTGGTGACTATGAGGAAGATGTTCGGTTTGACAATcatcatcctttggatccccATGCCAATTACGCGCACCATCCCCAAACTAATGGCCACATGTATAGGGGAGATTCGTATTCACAGACCGACAGAGATGACTATCCAGAGCCTCGTATTATAGCCCCGCCTGTGCCTGAGACGGAAGAAGAGAACCCATATTCAAGGGAACAAACTCCCGAATCAACTTCGTATGAGCAATCACACGTCGCCAGATCTCAAAGTTCCAGAGAAGAATACCCTGAGCCACGTATAATAGCGCCTCATATTTCAACTTCAAACACAAGAGAGGAAACGGTGGTAAATCCTCTAAGTTTTCCTTCTCATTTGTCGAGAGAATATCCTGCACCTCGCATTATCGCCCCACACCAGCCCAATATGCATGAGAGCGATATGCGTCACAGGCAGGAATCTGAGGAGCCTAGAGCTAAAACACCTCATAGCCCAAGGGCGGAAGATAGGAGTCTGTATGATAGGGAAGAAAATATGGACCCACGAACGATAAGTCATCAACCGCCATCGGTCCCAACCCATACAAGAGAAGATCCTCGCCTTATATCTCCCCCAGCTGCAAGAGCAGACGATAGAAGTGTCTACGGAAAAGAGGAAAACCCCAATCCACATACTATGACCCATCATGTTCCCACTTATGCAAGAGAAGATCCCCGCCCAGCTCAAAGAGCTGACGACAGAAGTCTGTATGGAAGAGAGGAAAATCCCTATCCACATACAATGACCCAACAGGCACCCACCTATGCAAGAACAGATCCTCGCCAGATGTCACCTCAAGCACCAAGAGCTGAAGATAGGAGCCTTTACGAAAGGGAAGAACATCGCCATACCCCAAGCGTGAACCATCAAGCCCCAACCTATACCAGAGAGGATCCCCGAATGGTGACACCCCACACAAGAGTAGAAGTTCCCGAAGCTCGTCAAATGCTACCCATCTATACCGCAACTCGCACCCTATATCCTCAAGCGGACAGACGAGAAGAAAGACCTGTTGATCCCAGAACTATAACTCCACCACCTCCAAGAAATTACCCAGAATCGCAACACATGCCACCACCTCCTCAGCATCGAAACGCTTTGTCAACAGGCAATCGGGAAACCCATGTCATATCGGTGCCACGCCTGGGTTCGGTTCGTGGTTACAGGGAATTCAAGATAATCAGAAACAGACCCATCAGTGCTTATCTGGGTCTCAAGTATGCCACCGTGAGACCCGGCATTGGACGATTCCAG AGTGCTTCTCCAGCCGGAATAAACCCTTATGGGGAAATTGATGCCACGTTTGAACCTTCAAATTGCCCACAATTTCCTGATTTATCCTTAGTGGCCGAACGAGAGGCTCGTGGTGAAGATGTGGATGACTGCTTATCGTTGAACATCTATACACCAGCG AGACCTGGATCCTATCCTGTTATGGTATTCGTCCATGGAGAGATGTTGTTCGATGGTAGCGCTGAAGAGGGCCAGCCTGATTACTTCTTGGAACACGATGTTGTTTTGGTTACCGTAAATTATCGTTTGGCACCCTTTGGCTACCTATCCACGCTTACGGATGATATGCCTGGCAATGTGGCCTTGTCCGATGTGCAAATGTCTTTGGAATGGCTACAGCAAAACATTCGCTACTTCAATGGCAACCCAGACCAAGTGACGCTATTCGGCCAGGCAGGCGGTGCCACCTTGGTTCATGCTCTAAGTTTGAGTGGTAAG GCCCAAGGTCTGTTCCATAAACTAATTTTGCAATCAGGCACTGCCTTGAATCCCTATTTTTTGGATGAACAACCCACTGGTACTCTGCGCAGTTTTGCCCATTTCGCTCGCTGTCCTCCCAGCCGCAGCATCGAAGGTTTCGCCAGCTGCTTCGAGAGAATGAAAACCTCGGAACTTTTAAATTACTTCAAGAGATACTTT GAAAGCAATGAGCCCAAAGGTCTGGCTTTTGTCTGTGGCTTTAAATTGATTGTGGGCGATAAATTGGGCTATCTACCCCAACATCCTGCCTCTATGGTGGCCAATAATACCTATCCCACCATAGTCGGTGTTGCCAAAGATGCTGGTGCTTTCATAATGACCCGATTCTATGACCAACTGGTCGAATTACGTTCCCGTAACATTTCCGACTACATTAATGTGGTGCTGAAGCATACCTCGCAACAACGGCATTACCAACTGTGGAAGAATTGGGCCTTGACTCACATCTTCACTCCGGAAGATGTGCGTAACCCCACTATCCAAGGATTAGTGCAGAAGCTATTGGAG TTGGTCAATTTGATTTTGTACAGGGCTCCTGTGGTGGACAGTTTCCGTtacacttccaaaaacttttcCACTTATCTTTATTGCTTCGATTATCGTGGCCAACACCATCGATTTGGACATTTGCGAAATCCATTGCCCTTTGAGATCGATGCCACTCTGAGCGATGACAACATTTATCTCTTCCCCTATCCTGAGGAAGTCAGCCGTTTGAATCCCATGGACAAAAATGTGGCCAACTCCATGGTTCGAATGTGGGTCAGCTTTGCCCAGTATGGCATGCCAGCATATAACCAAAGCATATGGCCCAATGTTAGCACAGAATTCGGACCCTTCTTGCGATTCACTAACACGAGGGCAGGCAATTTGGAATTGGATTACCACTTTGGCGATGGTATACCGGTGCCAAATCTCTATCCTGAATATTTCACAACAACCACCACTACGACAACGACGACttcaacaacatcaacatcaaccaCCACCACAACGACGCCAAGGCCCTATCCCTCATACAATTATCAGCAAAGATCGCAACATCCCAACTACCAGCAATACCCCCATCACTATTACCCCAATAGGTATGGGAACCCAGAGCAAACACCATCTCAGCCgggacaaacgaacacaaatccACGCTATTCACAATACTCCATGCGACACCAGAGgcgattgctttag
- the LOC106089994 gene encoding glutactin, which yields MFHTLKVVALMALLASLDSTQAYDEEKDTIVELPNLGTVQGKILETAWSRREVLQFVDVKYGESPSGVHRFKAPRPVEPWEDVMDATAAKIGCPSIVAMESLQKLDEIMDIEDCLTMTITTPGLNGSYPVLVYLHGEYFFEGSNSEAPPDYLLEKDIVLVVPQYRLGPFGFLSTKTDEIPGNAGVLDIFLALQYIKYFIKYFGGDPNKVTVAGQVGGAAIAHLLTLSPKVEKGLFHQVIYHSGSALMPIFLEENPRKFAQEIAEKADCNLTTVGDLNRCLMDMAPLELLEAFMEHGIEKSELGVGYTGGIQFTIGGPSGVLPEHPYDLMLKSNYSYPAMGGCPKNAGSKTINEIVENDFEGNIPDDTYNSFDYIDHVIRQAVGTDKTMLLTSFITHDFFNRRLMENGTFATLIPRLIDVAGTLIHKLPVLLALNMNNKHVPENTFLYSFDYAGEFNRYRDMDEEHNMQSPFKGGVSLTDEALYLFPYPDHVKKLSPPDEAMAKRMVDLWSSFVINGHPFGSHRSGYWPPMTTLYGPYAKLDETLTIAGNYFKEFSATILDEEQGYSLVREVYYLRRNNSKKHTRRLFKLNPRRRFTTNRLQAKADNKRAKKSQLQIGKPLSKNSMFTTGCRLCRKFNERLGFNLFQSRPIPAYEHFRSKMKVQV from the exons ATGTTCCACACACTGAAGGTGGTTGCGCTAATGGCGCTGTTGGCCTCGCTCGATTCCACTCAGGCCTATGACGAGGAGAAGGATACCATTGTCGAGTTGCCAAATTTGGGAACAGTACAAGGCAAGATATTGGAGACTGCCTGGAgtaggagagaagttttgcaatTTGTGGACGTCAAGTATGGGGAATCACCATCCGGAGTTCATAGATTTAAG GCCCCCCGTCCTGTGGAGCCTTGGGAAGATGTAATGGATGCTACAGCAGCTAAAATTGGATGTCCTTCCATTGTGGCCATGGAGTCCTTGCAAAAACTGGATGAGATTATGGACATTGAGGACTGCCTGACAATGACCATAACCACCCCTGGCCTAAATGGCAGTTATCCTGTTTTAGTTTATCTACATGGTGAATATTTCTTTGAGGGCAGCAATTCCGAAGCTCCCCCCGACTATCTTCTGGAAAAGGATATTGTGTTGGTGGTGCCACAATATCGTCTGGGCCCCTTTGGATTTTTGTCCACCAAAACGGATGAAATTCCCGGCAATGCTGGTGTCTTGGACATCTTTCTGGCTTTGCAgtacataaaatattttattaaatactTTGGTGGTGATCCTAATAAGGTGACTGTAGCTGGTCAGGTGGGAGGGGCTGCCATAGCGCATCTCTTAACATTGTCGCCAAAG GTGGAAAAGGGTCTATTCCATCAGGTCATATATCATTCAGGATCGGCACTTATGCCCATATTTTTGGAGGAAAATCCCagaaaatttgcccaagaaatAGCCGAAAAGGCAGATTGTAATCTTACAACGGTGGGTGATCTAAACAGATGTCTCATGGATATGGCACCCTTGGAGCTTTTGGAAGCTTTTATGGAACATGGT ATTGAAAAATCGGAATTAGGTGTGGGCTATACAGGTGGCATACAATTCACCATCGGCGGACCTAGTGGCGTGCTGCCCGAACATCCCTACGATTTGATGTTAAAGTCCAATTATTCCTATCCTGCTATGGGAGGGTGCCCGAAAAATGCCGGATCTAAGACAATAAATG AAATTGTCGAAAATGATTTTGAGGGTAACATACCGGATGACACCTACAATAGTTTCGACTACATAGACCATGTGATACGCCAAGCTGTGGGCACGGACAAAACTATGCTTCTTACCAGTTTCATTACGCATGACTTCTTCAATAGAAGGCTTATGGAAAATGGAACATTTGCAACACTCATACCACGACTAATCGAC GTGGCCGGCACTCTTATACATAAATTGCCCGTTTTATTGGCTTTGAATATGAACAACAAACATGTGCCGGAAAACACATTCCTTTATTCCTTTGACTATGCGGGGGAATTTAATCGCTATCGTGATATGGATGAGGAGCACAATATGCAGAGCCCTTTCAAGGGCGGAGTATCCTTGACAGATGAGGCGTTGTATCTCTTTCCCTATCCGGATCATGTGAAAAAACTAAGTCCCCCCGATGAGGCCATGGCCAAGCGTATGGTTGATCTCTGGAGCTCATTCGTTATCAATGGCCATCCCTTTGGCAGCCACCGTAGTGGTTATTGGCCTCCCATGACCACATTGTATGGGCCCTATGCAAAGTTAGATGAAACCTTAACCATAGCCGGCAATTATTTCAAAGAGTTTTCTGCCACCATTCTGGATGAGGAACAAGGCTACAGTCTGGTGCGGGAAGTGTACTATTTGCGACGAAATAATTCCAAGAAACACACGAGAcgattatttaaattaaatcccCGTAGAAGGTTCACCACAAATCGGCTACAAGCCAAAGCTGACAATAAGAGAGCCAAGAAATCACAGCTTCAAATTGGCAAGCCATTAAGTAAAAATAGTATG TTTACAACAGGGTGTCGGCTATGCCGCAAATTCAATGAACGTCTTGGTTTTAATCTCTTCCAATCTCGGCCAATACCGGCATATGAACATTTTCGTAGCAAAATGAAAGTGCAAGTTTGA